A window of Juglans regia cultivar Chandler chromosome 7, Walnut 2.0, whole genome shotgun sequence contains these coding sequences:
- the LOC109003280 gene encoding probable cysteine protease RD19D — MNGQGSTLTCTVCVAVLTCALTLSVALPDTPQNSNIFQVTARKFLDNDLLGNERNFKVFMETYGKRYATREEYLHRLGIFGKNMIKAAQHQVLDPTAVHGVTPFSDLSEEEFERLYTGVRGGPHINVVRESVSLPEEAEVRGLPESFDWRAKGAVTEVKMQGLCGSCWAFSTTGAVEGANFIATGKLLNLSEQQLVDCDHTCDATEKTACDNGCRGGLMTNAYKYLMEAGGLEEETSYPYTGKRGECMFKSEKIAVKVVNFTTIPVDENQIAAYLVNHGPLAVGLNAVFMQTYIGGVSCPLICGKKWVNHGVLLVGYGAKGFSILRFGNRPYWIIKNSWGKKWGENGYYRLCRGHGMCGMNTMVSAVATQVS; from the exons ATGAACGGGCAAGGTTCAACTCTAACGTGCACGGTGTGTGTAGCAGTTCTAACCTGTGCGCTGACACTCTCTGTAGCTCTTCCCGATACCCCACAAAACTCAAACATATTCCAAGTCACGGCCAGAAAATTCTTGGATAACGATTTGCTGGGCAACGAGAGGAACTTCAAGGTTTTCATGGAGACGTACGGGAAGAGGTATGCTACGAGGGAGGAGTATCTGCACCGCCTTGGGATATTCGGCAAGAACATGATCAAGGCCGCCCAGCACCAGGTGCTCGATCCCACTGCTGTCCATGGGGTCACGCCGTTCTCCGACCTATCCGAGGAGGAGTTCGAGCGGTTGTACACCGGAGTTAGAGGCGGGCCCCACATTAACGTGGTTAGGGAGAGTGTATCTTTGCCGGAGGAGGCCGAGGTTCGCGGTTTGCCGGAGAGCTTTGATTGGAGAGCGAAGGGAGCTGTTACTGAGGTCAAGATGCAg GGTTTGTGTGGATCATGCTGGGCTTTCAGCACAACAGGAGCTGTGGAAGGAGCCAATTTCATAGCAACCGGGAAGCTTCTCAATCTCAGTGAACAGCAGCTTGTTGATTGCGACCACACG TGCGATGCAACGGAGAAGACTGCATGTGACAATGGATGCAGAGGAGGCCTGATGACGAATGCGTACAAATATTTGATGGAGGCAGGAGGGTTAGAGGAGGAGACTTCATACCCCTATACCGGGAAACGGGGTGAATGCATGTTTAAGTCAGAGAAAATAGCCGTCAAAGTTGTCAATTTCACCACCATCCCTGTTGATGAGAATCAAATTGCAGCATACCTAGTCAACCACGGTCCTCTTGCAG TTGGGTTGAATGCGGTGTTCATGCAAACGTACATTGGTGGTGTTTCATGCCCACTTATTTGTGGAAAGAAATGGGTGAATCACGGTGTATTACTCGTGGGGTATGGTGCAAAGGGATTCTCCATTCTCAGATTCGGCAACAGGCCATATTGGATCATCAAGAATTCTTGGGGCAAGAAATGGGGCGAAAATGGCTATTATCGCCTTTGCCGGGGCCATGGTATGTGTGGAATGAACACAATGGTCTCAGCAGTGGCCACTCAAGTTTCCTAA
- the LOC109003281 gene encoding uncharacterized protein LOC109003281, whose translation MCTTRMEWSFNPETMELNTGGFCCNGKQPLEHSTSTDKEKQPMEKDLSTSIFVNHAAIAWHESRKRWVGDQSRRTKRKGKEPIISWSMGYEDLLSTNEPFSEPIPLPEMVDFLVDIWHDEGLYD comes from the exons ATGTGTACAACGAG AATGGAATGGTCATTCAATCCAGAAACAATGGAGCTCAATACAGGAGGCTTCTGTTGCAACGGGAAGCAGCCTTTAGAGCATTCTACATCTACTGATAAAGAAAAACAGCCCATGGAAAAAGATTTGAGCACTTCTATATTTGTCAATCATG CTGCAATAGCTTGGCATGAGAGTAGAAAAAGGTGGGTGGGGGATCAATCTCGGCGAACAAAGAGAAAGGGAAAGGAACCAATTATAAG CTGGTCCATGGGGTATGAAGATCTGCTCTCGACTAATGAGCCTTTTTCTGAACCAATTCCTCTACCT GAGATGGTAGATTTTTTAGTTGATATTTGGCATGATGAAGGCCTTTACGATTAG
- the LOC109003283 gene encoding vacuolar protein sorting-associated protein 24 homolog 1-like, translating into MDKIKSMLKAKQNPQEQLRDWQRRLRQECRNIERQIRDVQREEKSVQKAIREAAKRNDMGSAKALAKEIVLSRKTVNRLHENKAQLNSISMHLGESVAIARTVGHLSKSAEVMKLVNNLMKAPEMATTMQEFSKEMTKAGVIEEFVTDAVDSALDSEDIEEETEEEVDKVLTEIAGETAAQLPEAVRKERVKLPAERASTSQEEEAIAEGADDEEELEELRARLAKVRS; encoded by the exons ATGGACAAAATTAAGAGCATGTTGAAGGCCAAACAGAACCCACAAGAGCAATTGAGAGATTGGCAGCGACGGCTCCGCCAAGAATGCCGCAACATCGAGCGCCAAATCAGGG ATGTACAGAGGGAGGAAAAGAGCGTGCAAAAAGCAATTAGAGAGGCTGCCAAGAGAAATGATATGGGATCAGCAAAG GCACTTGCGAAGGAAATTGTTTTGTCAAGAAAGACTGTGAATCGTCTTCACGAGAATAAAGCCCAACTGAACTCAATATCAATGCACCTTGGAGAAAGTGTTG CAATTGCCCGTACTGTGGGTCATTTGTCCAAGAGTGCGGAGGTCATGAAGCTTGTCAATAACCTCATGAAAGCACCAGAAATGGCAACCACAATGCAAGAATTTAGCAAAGAAATGACCAAG gCAGGGGTTATTGAAGAATTTGTTACCGATGCCGTTGACTCCGCATTGGATTCGGAAGATATAGAGGAAGAAACTGAAGAAGAAGTTGATAAAGTTCTGACTGAAATAGCTGGTGAGACAGCTGCACAGCTTCCCGAAGCTGTGAGGAAGGAAAGGGTAAAGTTACCTGCCGAGAGAGCTAGCACTTCTCAAGAA GAAGAAGCTATAGCAGAAGGTGCAGACGATGAGGAAGAGCTGGAAGAGTTAAGGGCTCGACTTGCGAAAGTGAGATCATAG
- the LOC109003284 gene encoding serine carboxypeptidase-like has translation MEHPFSVYVLFAFLSLLSFSSAEFADDIGLARSNLPSVQAEKLIRELNLFPKHDLNVINGRDYAPQPKKLVEKPLRFPNLLGSGVPVEDLGHHAGYYNIEHSHAARMFYFFFESRNSKKDPIVIWLTGGPGCSSELAMFYENGPFTIADNLTLAWNEYGWDQASNLLYVDQPTGTGFSYTSDRRDIRHNEEGVSNDLYDFLQAFFAEHPEFAENDFYITGESYAGHYIPAFAARVHRGNKANEGIHINLKGFAIGNGLTDPAIQYKAYTDYALDMGIITKSAYNRIKKVVPVCETAIKLCGTDGTISCVASYFVCNTIFSSIMALAGDTNYYDIRKKCEGSLCYDFSNMEKFLNEKSVRNALGVGDMDFVSCSPTVYQAMLVDWMRNLEVGIPALLEDGVNLLVYAGEYDLICNWLGNSRWVHAMEWSGQQQFVASPEVPFEVDGSEAGVLKSHGALSFLKVHDAGHMVPMDQPKASLEMLRRWTQGKLSEVPSDSGKSIAEM, from the exons ATGGAGCACCCCTTCTCTGTGTATGTTCTATTTGCTTTcctttctctcctctctttctcttccgCAGAATTCGCGGACGATATCGGGCTCGCGCGGTCGAATCTCCCCTCCGTTCAGGCCGAGAAGCTTATCAGAGAACTGAATTTGTTTCCCAAACATGACCTCAACGTCATCAACGGTCGAGATTATGCTCCCCAACCCAAGAAGCTCGTCGAGAAGCCACTCAGGTTCCCGAACCTCCTGGGCTCGGGAGTCCCCGTGGAGGATTTGGGCCACCACGCTGGGTACTACAACATCGAGCATTCACACGCTGCTAG GATGttctactttttctttgaaTCACGCAACAGCAAGAAAGACCCCATTGTTATCTGGTTGACCGGAGGGCCTGGGTGTAGTAGTGAATTGGCCATGTTCTACGAAAATGGTCCTTTCACCATTGCAGACAATTTGACCCTTGCGTGGAACGAGTACGGTTGGGACCAA gCATCAAACCTTCTCTATGTTGACCAACCTACTGGGACCGGCTTTAGTTATACTTCTGATAGACGTGACATTCGGCACAATGAAGAGGGTGTTAGCAATGACCTTTATGACTTTTTACAG GCCTTTTTTGCAGAGCATCCTGAGTTTGCAGAGAACGACTTTTACATAACTGGGGAATCATATGCTGGGCATTATATCCCTGCTTTTGCTGCTCGTGTCCACCGAGGAAACAAAGCTAATGAAGGAATCCATATAAACCTTAAG GGATTTGCCATCGGCAATGGACTTACTGATCCTGCAATCCAATACAAAGCATACACTGATTATGCGCTGGACATGGGCATAATTACAAAATCTGCATACAATCGAATTAAAAAGGTGGTTCCAGTCTGTGAAACAGCAATCAAGCTTTGTG GCACTGATGGTACAATCTCTTGTGTTGCTTCATATTTTGTTTGCAATACCATATTCAGCAGCATCATGGCCCTTGCTGGTGATACCAAT TATTATGACATTAGAAAGAAGTGTGAGGGGAGCCTCTGTTATGACTTCTCAAACATGGAGAAATTCCTAAACGAGAAATCTGTAAGGAATGCCCTAGGAGTTGGGGACATGGACTTTGTGTCATGTAGCCCCACAGTTTATCAGGCCATGCTGGTGGATTGGATGAGGAATCTGGAAGTTGGCATTCCTGCACTTCTGGAGGATGGAGTCAACTTGCTAGTGTATGCTGGAGAATATGATCTCATTTGCAACTGGCTTG GTAATTCAAGATGGGTTCATGCTATGGAATGGTCTGGTCAGCAACAGTTTGTAGCATCACCCGAAGTTCCTTTTGAAGTTGATGGTTCAGAAGCTGGAGTACTGAAAAGCCACGGGGCTCTCAGTTTCCTCAAG GTCCACGATGCGGGTCACATGGTTCCCATGGACCAGCCCAAGGCTTCATTAGAGATGCTGAGGAGGTGGACTCAGGGAAAACTTTCTGAAGTGCCATCTGATTCTGGAAAATCAATTGCTGAGATGTGA